In Bos indicus isolate NIAB-ARS_2022 breed Sahiwal x Tharparkar chromosome 19, NIAB-ARS_B.indTharparkar_mat_pri_1.0, whole genome shotgun sequence, the following proteins share a genomic window:
- the GOSR1 gene encoding Golgi SNAP receptor complex member 1 isoform X3 gives MAAGTSNYWEDLRKQARQLENELDLKLVSFSKLCTSYSHSSARDGRRDRYSSDTTPLLNGSSQDRMFETMAIEIEQLLARLTGVNDKMAEYTSSAGVPSLNAALMHTLQRHRDILQDYTHEFHKTKANFVAIRERENLMGSVRKDIESYKSGSGVNNRRTELFLKEHDHLRNSDRLIEETIRFQKSSSGTKNFHIPFTLDSQNVIILPHLLFRFFFSELLVNKFTHDASLPLNISVSVFIS, from the exons ATGGCGGCAGGAACGAGCAATTACTGGGAAG ATCTCAGGAAACAGGCTCGACAGCTGGAAAATGAACTTGACCTGAAACTAGTTTCCTTCAGTAAACTATGTACAAGTTACAGTCACAGCAGTGCCCGAGATGGAAGACGCGACAGGTATAG CTCTGACACAACACCCCTTTTAAATGGATCAAGCCAAGACAGAATGTTTGAAACTATGGCGATTGAGATTGAACAGCTTTTGGCAAGA cttACAGGAGTAAATGATAAAATGGCAGAATACACCAGCAGCGCAGGTGTGCCCTCCTTGAATGCAGCACTGATGCACACGTTACAGCGACACAGAGACATACTGCAG GATTATACACATGAATTCCATAAAACCAAAGCAAACTTTGTGGCAATACGGGAAAGGGAGAATCTCATGGGATCAGTACGAAAGGATATTGA gtCATATAAAAGTGGGTCTGGAGTAAACAACAGAAGAACTGAACTATTTTTGAAAGAACATGACCACCTTCGAAA cTCAGACCGTCTAATAGAAGAGACAATAAG GTTTCAGAAAAGTTCCAGTGGTACTAAGAATTTCCACATACCTTTTACCTTAGATTCTCAAAATGTTAtcattttgccacatttgctttttcgcttttttttttctgaactacttgtaaataagttcacgcATGATGCCTCTTTACCTCTGAATATTTCAGTTTCAGTGTTCATATCCTGA